Proteins co-encoded in one Pleurodeles waltl isolate 20211129_DDA chromosome 2_2, aPleWal1.hap1.20221129, whole genome shotgun sequence genomic window:
- the LOC138282847 gene encoding uncharacterized protein has product MEMIRTREALLGQRRVPEAEKTHLSKFKSSAVEVDEVHPNQFISMKLPLKIKEKPCRDPDSKVNAGSLQNTNSKEEHVLGPDKQTKGLTATQTSSNDVKTMGSVELKRPVKLAPLEIPLEVKNAQLQKIMTLQAEAKMASEKLSIPGVINRNNEPRAKRVRNLPQMELAILHEMRLAEQALIEKRGVICSLKETKQLSKSAPSLKDETDTKESNEIVPGLPFKPGVPKVKAPILQAPLLPGSTSQPDHLPRTAGGRFRLKSPKGREDDHGKCKPMRFIGLSLNDAQRKKVDASSEGKALLEVNTESVAKKMNGRRGTFNAGDREAQPMEGRPLSRRMAMNHSRCPDEE; this is encoded by the coding sequence cGAGTCCCAGAAGCGGAAAAGACGCACCTCTCAAAATTCAAGAGCAGTGCTGTTGAGGTCGACGAAGTGCACCCCAATCAATTTATAAGCATGAAACTTCCGCTTAAGATAAAAGAGAAGCCATGTAGAGATCCTGACTCTAAAGTCAACGCCGGCTCTTTACAGAATACCAATAGCAAGGAGGAGCACGTGCTCGGACCTGACAAACAAACCAAAGGCCTGACTGCCACACAAACCTCCTCAAATGACGTGAAAACCATGGGCAGTGTGGAGTTAAAGCGACCCGTGAAACTCGCGCCACTAGAAATCCCTTTGGAAGTGAAAAACGCTCAGCTTCAGAAGATAATGACTTTGCAAGCCGAAGCAAAGATGGCTTCTGAAAAATTATCTATCCCAGGTGTTATAAATAGGAACAACGAACCCCGTGCCAAGAGGGTTAGAAACCTGCCTCAGATGGAACTGGCCATTTTACATGAGATGCGACTGGCAGAACAGGCACTGATTGAGAAAAGAGGGGTCATTTGCTCACTGAAGGAAACCAAGCAACTCTCAAAGAGTGCGCCATCTTTAAAAGATGAGACGGACACGAAGGAATCCAATGAGATTGTCCCGGGTCTTCCATTTAAGCCTGGCGTCCCTAAAGTCAAGGCTCCTATCCTTCAGGCCCCTCTCTTACCAGGAAGCACCTCTCAGCCCGACCATCTCCCCAGGACCGCCGGCGGGCGGTTCAGACTGAAAAGCCCCAAAGGTCGGGAGGATGACCACGGCAAGTGTAAACCAATGAGGTTTATTGGACTGAGTTTAAACGATGCCCAGCGGAAAAAAGTAGATGCGAGCAGCGAGGGGAAGGCTCTTTTGGAGGTGAATACAGAAAGTGTGGCGAAGAAAATGAATGGCAGAAGAGGAACGTTTAATGCTGGAGACAGAGAAGCTCAGCCCATGGAAGGAAGGCCACTAAGTCGGAGAATGGCAATGAATCATTCTAGATGCCCAGATGAAGAATAA